The following nucleotide sequence is from Zea mays cultivar B73 chromosome 1, Zm-B73-REFERENCE-NAM-5.0, whole genome shotgun sequence.
CCTGCTCTATATTATCCAACGATGATTCCTTGATTGCGTCAATCTTCTCTGACAGTCTTAGTAGGCTACATCCACCACCAACTACAACACCTTCCTCAATAGCTGCCTGAATTATCCCAAAAAGTTGGTTCAAACTTTGAAACTTGTAGTTGCAGACAACACATGAAATGAAGTATATAGGATTGATCAAGGTACCCTTGTTGTGTTAAGTGCATCTTCAATCCTCAGCTTCTTATCTTTCATCTCAATGATTGTTTGAGCACCAACCTGACATTGAGGCCAAAAATACAATTTTCGGCACTCTAATTGATTTTTTTGTACCCCTTAAATGTTTTACTTCGTCAATTAAAACAATGTATGGTACCTGGATCACTGCAATTGCACCACATAACCTTGCTATCCTCTCACCCAATATCTTCTTGTTGTAACTTTCCTTAGAATTCTGGGAGTTCAAAAGTAAAATACTTTGCAGGATCCAGTAGTAATGCACACATGGTAGATATAACATACAAATTCAAGGTATGACTGGAATAATTCTACCTCAATTTGGCCTTTTATCATAGCAACCCTTTCCTCAACTGCTCGACGATTGCTTCCGTCAGTAACAATTAGTGTTGAATCTTTCGTGATTACCACCTTAGAAGCGGAACCAAGAACCTCTTTTCCTGCCTTTTCCAGTATATGCCCCATGTCATCCCTCACTAGTGTACCTGAAAACCAACGAGAATACGTTGGAGACTGTAATTGCATTGGTTAGGTTGGTGTCGAGTTCTGTACCTCCTGTCATGATTGCAATGTCATCCAAGCATTGAGTCTTTTGTTCCCCAAAAGAGAAGGCCTTAACGGCTGCAACCTTAATTGTCCCTTTCAGCTTGTTTTTTATCAAATCAGCCATTGCCTGTTCTTCCACATCCTCGGCGATTATTAACAACGGATAGTTTTCTTTGACAGCACTGTCCAGTATCCTTATAATCTCACTAGCATCCGTAATTTTCTTGTCAACCAATAGTATCTGCAAACACAAGATGTAGTTCTTCTATTATTTTTTTTCTGCAAAACATTGTATAAGAGGAACAGAGCCCTCACCTGACAGTCAGTGAACTCCACCGTCATGTTACCACGATCGGTAACAAAGTAAGGAGAGAGGTAACCGCGTTCAAATTGCATTCCTTCCAGAACCTCCAGACTGTTCTCGGTGCCTCTTCCATTTTCAATTCTCACCATTCCTTGTCTACCTACTCTTTGAAAAGCATCATAAATCATATTTCCAACAGCATAATCATTTCCCGCACTAACTGCAGCCACATGTGCAATTTCATGGTCTTCAATCTAGAAAACAACAGGTTACACACCACTAAGATATCTCCACAGTGGATTTACAGAGCACAAAAAAAAACTTTTACAAACTCGAAAATCATACCACCCGCGACATCAGTCTGAGCTCAGACACCAAAGCAGCAGCAGTCTTCTCAATGCCACGTGCGACCTGAACTGGGTTGATTCCAGCTGC
It contains:
- the LOC103633537 gene encoding RuBisCO large subunit-binding protein subunit beta, chloroplastic produces the protein MSRMAPPSPPQSLKPPTLPFSPPKKPPPMPVYKDLHFNRDLSATKKLQAGVDLVARLLGVTLGPKGRNVVLGNKYGPPKIVNDGETVLKEIELEDPLENLGVKLVRQAGARTNDIAGDGCTTSIILAQGLIAEGMKVLAAGINPVQVARGIEKTAAALVSELRLMSRVIEDHEIAHVAAVSAGNDYAVGNMIYDAFQRVGRQGMVRIENGRGTENSLEVLEGMQFERGYLSPYFVTDRGNMTVEFTDCQILLVDKKITDASEIIRILDSAVKENYPLLIIAEDVEEQAMADLIKNKLKGTIKVAAVKAFSFGEQKTQCLDDIAIMTGGTLVRDDMGHILEKAGKEVLGSASKVVITKDSTLIVTDGSNRRAVEERVAMIKGQIENSKESYNKKILGERIARLCGAIAVIQVGAQTIIEMKDKKLRIEDALNTTRAAIEEGVVVGGGCSLLRLSEKIDAIKESSLDNIEQEVGADIFKQALSYPTSLIAKNAGVNGDFVIKKVLLNDDANYGYNAAKNCYEDLMAAGILDATKVVRCCIEHAAVVAKSFLTSDVVIVEAKEGKPIRIRPPMPPRHLIPPMPASISGIRV
- the LOC103633537 gene encoding ruBisCO large subunit-binding protein subunit beta, chloroplastic isoform X1 produces the protein MSRMAPPSPPQSLKPPTLPFSPPKKPPPMPVYKDLHFNRDLSATKKLQAGVDLVARLLGVTLGPKGRNVVLGNKYGPPKIVNDGETVLKEIELEDPLENLGVKLVRQAGARTNDIAGDGCTTSIILAQGLIAEGMKVLAAGINPVQVARGIEKTAAALVSELRLMSRVIEDHEIAHVAAVSAGNDYAVGNMIYDAFQRVGRQGMVRIENGRGTENSLEVLEGMQFERGYLSPYFVTDRGNMTVEFTDCQILLVDKKITDASEIIRILDSAVKENYPLLIIAEDVEEQAMADLIKNKLKGTIKVAAVKAFSFGEQKTQCLDDIAIMTGGTLVRDDMGHILEKAGKEVLGSASKVVITKDSTLIVTDGSNRRAVEERVAMIKGQIENSKESYNKKILGERIARLCGAIAVIQVGAQTIIEMKDKKLRIEDALNTTRAAIEEGVVVGGGCSLLRLSEKIDAIKESSLDNIEQEVGADIFKQALSYPTSLIAKNAGVNGDFVIKKVLLNDDANYGYNAAKNCYEDLMAAGILDATKFQVFECSRRPFHQESASTQQDYGPGTPKFLR